A window from Bufo bufo chromosome 1, aBufBuf1.1, whole genome shotgun sequence encodes these proteins:
- the IL12B gene encoding interleukin-12 subunit beta, with translation MGHLLAAVILLVCTDLLQASKPFHLKEKTLIVEVDYTNRKTGEIVTIECNTTAYTNAAIDSKKIQWSKKGHRGKTLTVQVSESPDAKNYTCALENIGIIDYTHIVLHNVNQPFYRGILNVENPISCMMKNYSGHFTCSWNGTKDYSNLEFFFEAFSNNSSLSCERIEKHITEGNAIPSYTVNCHDTQTCHYSEDPSIFVELHVFAKNRYEQHKKSFTLRNIIKPDPPQDLHIHKAAKNLSLQWEYPKTWCSSHLFYQLMFNVKVERKNSKKDVNYPNVDKTYMFVDYNDDISQFCVQARDMYHINSYWSNWSCSK, from the exons ATGGGGCACCTTTTAGCAGCAGTCATACTGCTTGTGTGCACAGATCTTCTGCAGGCATCCAAGCCTTTTCACTTGAAGGAAAAAA CTTTGATTGTAGAGGTTGATTATACAAATAGAAAAACTGGGGAAATTGTGACCATTGAGTGTAATACCACAGCTTACACCAATGCTGCTATTGACAGCAAAAAGATACAGTGGAGCAAAAAAGGCCACAGGGGCAAAACCCTCACTGTTCAAGTAAGCGAATCTCCAGATGCGAAGAACTATACATGTGCTCTGGAAAATATTGGAATCATTGACTATACTCACATTGTGTTGCATAATGTGAACCAGCCATTTTACCGTGGAATTCTCA ATGTAGAAAATCCAATAAGTTGTATGATGAAAAACTACAGCGGCCATTTCACCTGCTCATGGAATGGGACAAAGGACTATTCGAATCTTGAGTTCTTCTTTGAAGCCTTTAGCAA CAACAGTTCCCTTTCCTGTGAAAGAATCGAGAAACATATCACAGAAGGAAATGCAATCCCCAGCTATACAGTAAACTGCCACGACACTCAGACATGTCATTACTCAGAAGACCCAAGTATCTTCGTTGAGCTGCATGTCTTTGCCAAAAACAGATATGAGCAACACAAGAAGTCCTTCACATTGAGGAACATCA TAAAACCCGATCCACCTCAAGATCTCCACATCCATAAAGCAGCCAAAAACCTTTCCTTACAGTGGGAGTATCCAAAAACTTGGTGCAGCTCACACTTATTCTATCAGCTCATGTTTAATGTCAAAGTAGAAAGGAAGAATTCAAAGAAGGATGTG AACTACCCAAATGTTGATAAGACATACATGTTTGTAGACTACAATGACGACATTTCCCAATTCTGTGTCCAAGCCAGGGACATGTACCATATTAACTCTTACTGGAGCAACTGGTCCTGTTCCAAGTAG